The Heliomicrobium gestii genome includes a region encoding these proteins:
- a CDS encoding LysM peptidoglycan-binding domain-containing protein, giving the protein MAVTQGIRKWLLIGGLTVGALFNGSLMSPVQAAVPQVYINNTVLTINVAPVNQQGVLQVPAKELAVALGGSFSFDAATNQGTLKTGDDETVFLLNSPTVTFNGKYITAPAPMVMANNRFMIPADFLCDTLGLVSVANGDLLQVYKPVNGRITYAVMSGDTLWRISQKFGTTIASIQTLNGLTSDSLYVGQNLSIQPQLSPAVSVTAFMSSSGTCFSSPSFSASALGYLQPGTTLPVLGKTGDWYKVQSGFGVGYVYRSVLRINQTITPAPTPANVFDANIPVDTSGDRLTYKSYTVVSGDTVWTIAEKSGILKDELCAVNGLGDGSNLKVGQVLKIPVHTIAPQPVLGPQYGEVLDWFSQGQYVFSIGKVGKLVDLDTGRSFMIQRTMGANHADVETLTAADTQAMKEIFGGFTWNRRAFVLYVDGRKFAVSVAGMPHAGVDSAPYLANVSWRSGNYGAGPNYDRIKGNGMDGHFDVYTLNSIGHAEPTVSAAHQVTVLMAGGLE; this is encoded by the coding sequence GTGGCAGTGACGCAAGGGATCCGTAAATGGTTGCTTATCGGCGGACTCACGGTCGGAGCGCTCTTCAATGGTAGCCTTATGTCCCCCGTCCAGGCGGCTGTTCCACAGGTCTACATCAATAACACGGTCCTCACCATCAACGTGGCCCCTGTAAACCAGCAAGGCGTCCTGCAAGTGCCGGCGAAGGAACTGGCGGTTGCCCTGGGCGGCAGTTTTTCCTTCGACGCGGCCACAAACCAGGGAACGCTCAAAACCGGCGACGATGAAACCGTCTTTTTGCTCAACTCCCCGACGGTCACGTTCAATGGGAAGTACATCACCGCGCCGGCGCCCATGGTCATGGCCAACAACCGCTTCATGATCCCCGCTGACTTCCTCTGTGACACCCTGGGACTCGTTAGCGTGGCCAATGGAGATCTGCTGCAGGTGTACAAGCCGGTCAACGGCCGGATCACCTATGCGGTCATGAGCGGAGACACGCTCTGGCGGATTTCCCAAAAGTTCGGCACGACCATCGCCTCCATTCAGACCTTGAACGGATTGACATCAGACTCCCTCTATGTAGGGCAGAACCTGTCGATCCAGCCCCAACTCTCGCCGGCGGTGTCCGTGACGGCCTTCATGTCCAGTTCCGGCACCTGCTTTAGCAGCCCCAGCTTCAGCGCCTCCGCACTCGGCTACCTCCAGCCGGGCACGACGCTCCCTGTCCTCGGCAAAACGGGCGACTGGTACAAGGTGCAGTCCGGCTTTGGTGTCGGCTATGTGTACCGCTCTGTCCTCCGTATCAACCAAACCATCACCCCGGCGCCGACGCCGGCCAATGTCTTTGACGCCAATATCCCTGTCGATACCTCCGGGGATAGGCTGACCTACAAGTCCTACACCGTCGTCAGCGGCGATACGGTGTGGACGATCGCTGAGAAAAGCGGGATCCTAAAGGATGAACTCTGCGCCGTCAACGGCCTGGGCGATGGGTCCAACCTCAAGGTCGGCCAGGTATTGAAAATCCCGGTTCACACTATCGCCCCGCAGCCGGTGCTGGGCCCGCAGTATGGCGAGGTGCTCGACTGGTTCAGCCAGGGGCAGTATGTCTTCAGCATCGGCAAGGTGGGCAAACTCGTCGACCTGGACACCGGACGCAGCTTTATGATCCAGCGCACCATGGGGGCCAACCATGCCGATGTGGAAACGCTGACTGCTGCCGATACGCAAGCGATGAAAGAGATCTTCGGCGGCTTTACCTGGAACCGCCGGGCCTTCGTCCTCTATGTGGACGGCCGCAAGTTTGCTGTCTCTGTCGCCGGCATGCCTCACGCCGGCGTGGACAGCGCCCCCTATCTGGCCAACGTATCCTGGCGCAGCGGCAACTACGGCGCCGGCCCCAACTATGACCGGATCAAAGGCAACGGTATGGATGGCCACTTTGATGTCTATACCCTTAACAGCATCGGCCACGCCGAGCCGACAGTCAGCGCCGCCCACCAGGTGACGGTGCTGATGGCCGGCGGATTGGAGTAA
- a CDS encoding TrpB-like pyridoxal phosphate-dependent enzyme, producing the protein MSEPIRKILLDEKSIPTAWYNVQADMPNPVEPALHPGTLQPLGPADLTSIFPMELIKQEVSADRWIEIPDEVRELYKQWRPTPVYRATALEKLLDTPAKIYYKYEGTSPAGSHKLNTALPQAYYNKAAGIKRLATETGAGQWGSALSLACTFFGLECVVYMVKVSYNQKPYRKSFMEVYGAEVIPSPSMRTSSGRQVLEMNPDSPGSLGIAISEAVEDAVSREDTNYALGSVLNHVILHQTVIGQEAKAQLAMVDEYPDVVLGCCGGGSNFAGIAFPFLADRSQGKPVRLVAVEPDACPTLTKGVFAYDFGDLAKLTPVTKMYTLGHDFVPPGFHAGGLRYHGDSPLVSQLYHDGLIEAQAYGQTAIFEAALAFARSEGIIPAPESAHAIAGAIAEAKAAKEAGEARTILFCLSGHGIFDLGAYEAYLAGGLKDVPHSKEALAKSLNNLPKL; encoded by the coding sequence GTGAGCGAACCGATTCGCAAAATCCTGCTGGACGAGAAATCCATCCCCACCGCCTGGTACAATGTGCAGGCTGACATGCCGAACCCCGTCGAGCCGGCCCTTCATCCCGGCACCCTGCAACCTCTGGGACCCGCTGATCTGACGTCGATTTTCCCGATGGAACTGATCAAACAGGAGGTCAGCGCCGACCGGTGGATCGAGATCCCCGACGAGGTCCGCGAACTGTACAAGCAGTGGCGGCCCACGCCGGTCTACCGCGCCACAGCGCTGGAGAAGCTTCTCGACACGCCGGCGAAGATCTACTACAAGTACGAGGGGACAAGCCCCGCCGGCAGCCACAAGCTGAACACGGCCCTTCCGCAAGCCTACTACAACAAAGCGGCCGGCATCAAGCGGCTGGCGACGGAGACCGGCGCCGGCCAGTGGGGGAGCGCCCTGTCGCTGGCCTGCACCTTCTTCGGCCTGGAATGTGTCGTCTATATGGTGAAGGTCTCCTATAATCAAAAGCCTTATCGCAAATCCTTCATGGAGGTTTACGGCGCCGAAGTCATCCCGTCGCCGTCCATGCGCACCTCCTCGGGTCGCCAGGTTCTGGAGATGAATCCTGATTCGCCCGGCAGCCTCGGTATCGCCATCTCGGAGGCCGTCGAGGACGCCGTATCCCGGGAGGACACCAACTACGCCCTTGGCAGCGTGCTCAACCATGTCATCCTGCACCAGACCGTCATCGGTCAAGAGGCGAAGGCCCAACTGGCCATGGTCGACGAATACCCCGATGTGGTCCTGGGCTGCTGTGGCGGCGGCAGCAACTTTGCCGGCATCGCCTTTCCCTTCCTAGCCGATCGCTCCCAGGGCAAACCGGTGCGCCTCGTCGCTGTCGAGCCCGACGCCTGCCCGACACTGACCAAGGGGGTCTTCGCCTACGACTTCGGCGATCTGGCCAAGCTGACGCCGGTGACGAAGATGTACACCCTCGGTCATGACTTCGTGCCGCCAGGGTTCCACGCTGGCGGCCTTCGCTACCACGGCGATTCGCCGCTCGTCAGCCAACTCTACCATGACGGCTTGATCGAAGCGCAGGCCTATGGACAGACAGCCATCTTTGAAGCAGCCCTTGCCTTTGCCCGCAGCGAAGGGATCATCCCGGCCCCCGAATCGGCTCACGCCATTGCCGGCGCCATCGCCGAGGCGAAGGCGGCCAAAGAGGCCGGCGAGGCTCGCACGATCCTCTTCTGCCTCTCCGGACACGGCATCTTTGACTTGGGCGCTTACGAGGCCTACCTGGCCGGCGGGCTCAAGGATGTGCCCCACTCAAAAGAGGCGCTGGCAAAAAGCTTGAACAACCTGCCGAAACTGTGA